One region of Chryseobacterium muglaense genomic DNA includes:
- a CDS encoding helix-turn-helix domain-containing protein, with product MEQKIHQGRNVKRFREMLGIKQEALAFDLGEEWNQKKISMLEQKDIIEDDLLKAISNALKIPVEAFQNFDEQAAINIIANTITNNDNGAVYNHNPVFQPIDKLMQLHEEKIALYERMLKEKDEMMDRLEKLINK from the coding sequence ATGGAACAGAAAATACATCAGGGAAGAAATGTGAAACGCTTTAGAGAAATGCTTGGCATCAAGCAGGAAGCTTTGGCTTTTGACTTGGGAGAGGAATGGAATCAAAAGAAAATTTCTATGCTTGAGCAGAAAGATATTATCGAAGATGATTTATTGAAAGCAATTTCTAATGCTCTTAAAATTCCTGTAGAGGCTTTTCAGAATTTTGATGAACAGGCTGCAATAAATATTATTGCTAACACTATTACCAATAATGATAATGGAGCTGTTTATAATCATAATCCAGTATTTCAACCGATTGATAAATTAATGCAATTGCACGAAGAAAAGATTGCTTTATATGAAAGAATGTTGAAAGAGAAAGACGAAATGATGGATAGGCTTGAGAAGCTTATTAACAAATAA
- a CDS encoding DUF6922 domain-containing protein translates to MEIGNEIRPSFDLDPTLFWDYDLTAMDFNKAYKSIIARIVERGSKNDIDKIVEFYTYEKVLIAIRDEIHFLPNYAIDRAIDFFPELKKEEMHCYLNRKDKPYHWI, encoded by the coding sequence ATGGAAATAGGAAATGAAATAAGACCATCTTTTGATCTTGATCCTACACTTTTTTGGGATTATGATTTAACTGCAATGGATTTTAATAAAGCTTATAAATCAATTATTGCCCGTATTGTTGAACGTGGCAGTAAGAACGACATTGACAAAATTGTGGAATTTTACACATACGAAAAAGTGCTGATAGCTATCCGTGACGAAATACATTTCTTACCTAATTATGCAATTGACCGAGCAATCGACTTTTTTCCGGAACTTAAAAAAGAGGAGATGCATTGTTATCTAAATAGAAAAGATAAACCTTATCATTGGATTTAG
- a CDS encoding DUF4062 domain-containing protein, translating into MTSIPEKLKPEVKIMVGSTVYGFEDQLSQIVAQLTTLGYKVLNSHHGSIKVNPTLSNLDNCLKAVEECDLFLGIIRPYYGTGNIGDLNITFEEIKKAVELKKPYWFLVHRDVVFGRNFLKKIVLASGDTITLKDNKLFDLRCIDVYEYVIKNHVQDLALRNGNWAQEFYRLDEMMVYITAQFGDKDFISEVMNYKNNEDNGK; encoded by the coding sequence ATGACATCAATACCTGAAAAGCTAAAACCTGAAGTAAAAATAATGGTTGGTTCAACCGTATACGGATTTGAAGATCAACTTTCACAAATTGTTGCCCAACTTACTACACTTGGATATAAAGTTCTTAATTCTCATCACGGAAGTATTAAGGTAAATCCAACTTTATCTAATTTAGATAATTGTCTCAAAGCTGTGGAAGAATGTGATTTATTTCTTGGAATCATACGTCCATATTATGGAACTGGTAATATTGGTGATTTAAACATTACGTTTGAAGAGATAAAAAAGGCTGTGGAGCTAAAAAAACCTTATTGGTTTTTAGTTCATCGTGATGTTGTTTTTGGAAGGAATTTCCTTAAAAAAATTGTACTGGCAAGTGGTGATACTATTACATTGAAAGATAATAAGCTGTTTGATTTGAGATGTATTGATGTTTATGAATATGTAATTAAAAATCACGTTCAAGATTTAGCGTTAAGAAATGGTAATTGGGCTCAGGAATTTTATCGTTTAGATGAAATGATGGTATATATTACTGCTCAATTTGGAGACAAAGATTTTATTAGTGAAGTAATGAACTATAAAAATAATGAAGACAATGGAAAATAG
- a CDS encoding ATP-binding protein — protein sequence MENSFIIDNLLQQEEGIRLEFKAKPDVEDIARSITSFINTHGGDLVIGIDNNKNVIGVELAEEKANHIKNVLIDSIKPIAPISLQIINYKKRNVILISVWEGAKKPYQFKGVIYNRIGSQTRTTNPQKLNDLILERKQSDFHWERMPVLGAEIDDLDIVEINKTINRYKDYRRTIEQLNEEDFLVNTGLMQNGNLTNACIVSFGNDPIRYIPQSRIRITLYPTKSSGDNFIDDRIFEGNIFKNISAIFEYIDVIYGKSYAVNKLIRSEKSNYPRLALREGILNAIVHRDYNSVKGFLQISIYSDRTEISNYGKLPKGITVEDLKVEHSSILRNPDVAQMCFYRRYIEMLGSGTQRMIRDCRDNKFKLPIWKETDNVITVTFPGLAHNRNAKGTIKGILEGLNKATIAKLEEITEGITEGITDEVRDKIIKILIVLYKEAGLKTLDIEKLIDIPAKSIERYIKQLKDSEIIEYRGAKRTGGYYLTDIVQERLGKEAND from the coding sequence ATGGAAAATAGTTTTATTATAGATAATCTTCTTCAGCAAGAAGAAGGTATTAGACTAGAGTTTAAAGCTAAACCTGATGTTGAAGATATTGCAAGATCAATAACTTCATTCATTAATACTCACGGAGGTGATCTTGTGATTGGAATCGATAATAATAAGAATGTTATTGGGGTTGAGCTGGCAGAAGAAAAAGCTAATCATATTAAAAATGTTTTAATTGATTCTATCAAACCAATAGCTCCTATATCGCTTCAAATAATTAACTACAAGAAAAGAAATGTTATTTTAATTAGTGTTTGGGAAGGAGCTAAAAAACCGTATCAATTTAAGGGTGTTATCTACAATAGAATTGGTTCACAAACAAGAACAACGAATCCTCAGAAATTAAATGATCTTATCTTAGAGAGAAAGCAATCAGATTTCCATTGGGAAAGAATGCCTGTTCTAGGAGCCGAAATCGATGATTTAGATATTGTAGAGATTAATAAAACAATTAATCGTTATAAAGACTATCGAAGAACTATTGAACAACTAAATGAAGAGGATTTTTTAGTTAATACTGGTTTGATGCAAAATGGTAATTTAACTAATGCTTGCATTGTATCGTTTGGTAATGATCCTATTCGATATATTCCTCAATCAAGAATCAGGATTACCTTGTATCCGACAAAATCATCTGGAGATAATTTTATTGATGATAGAATTTTTGAAGGTAATATCTTTAAAAATATATCTGCAATATTTGAGTACATTGATGTTATTTATGGAAAAAGTTATGCAGTTAACAAACTTATTAGAAGTGAGAAATCAAATTATCCTAGATTGGCTTTACGTGAAGGGATTTTAAATGCTATTGTACATAGAGATTACAATTCTGTCAAAGGGTTTCTTCAAATATCTATTTATTCTGATAGAACTGAAATTAGTAATTATGGGAAATTACCTAAAGGCATTACTGTTGAAGATTTAAAAGTTGAACATAGCTCAATTCTTCGTAATCCTGATGTAGCTCAAATGTGTTTTTATAGAAGATATATTGAAATGTTAGGTAGTGGAACACAGAGAATGATTAGAGACTGTAGAGATAATAAATTTAAATTACCTATATGGAAAGAAACAGATAATGTAATTACTGTTACATTTCCTGGTCTTGCTCATAATAGAAATGCTAAGGGAACAATTAAGGGAATACTTGAGGGATTAAATAAAGCAACTATTGCTAAACTTGAGGAGATAACTGAGGGAATAACTGAGGGAATAACTGATGAAGTAAGAGATAAAATAATAAAGATTCTTATAGTTCTTTACAAAGAAGCAGGTCTTAAGACTTTAGATATTGAAAAACTTATTGATATACCTGCTAAAAGCATTGAAAGATATATAAAGCAATTAAAGGACTCTGAAATTATTGAATATAGAGGAGCTAAAAGGACTGGAGGATACTATTTAACTGATATTGTACAAGAGAGATTAGGTAAAGAAGCTAATGATTAG
- a CDS encoding nucleotidyl transferase AbiEii/AbiGii toxin family protein produces MLHKETVSKEMWELLQKLMKDEKLKDFTLVGGTALSLMLGHRLSIDIDLFTTKAFDERSIFNHLADNYPVAVKNMFENTLLLEISNIKVDIIAHRYEWQTPIKTEKNVRLASLEDIGAMKLHAIFQDGSRIKDFVDMHFLLEHNTLKTYLEFYQKKYGGNPSLAALSLLHHDNIDRDVKVKIVKAKNVTWQKIEQRLKKSVHNPLLRFTEIKEQNNKQKRRGFKR; encoded by the coding sequence ATGCTTCACAAAGAAACTGTCAGTAAGGAGATGTGGGAACTTTTACAAAAACTGATGAAAGATGAAAAGCTAAAAGATTTTACTTTAGTAGGCGGTACAGCACTCAGTCTAATGCTGGGTCATCGTTTAAGTATTGACATTGATCTTTTTACAACTAAAGCTTTTGATGAGAGATCTATCTTTAACCATCTTGCAGATAACTATCCTGTAGCAGTTAAAAATATGTTTGAAAATACATTGCTTCTAGAAATATCTAACATTAAGGTCGACATCATTGCACATCGATATGAATGGCAAACACCTATAAAAACAGAAAAAAATGTTAGGTTGGCGTCCCTTGAGGACATAGGCGCAATGAAACTTCACGCTATTTTTCAAGATGGGAGCAGGATAAAAGATTTTGTTGATATGCATTTTCTATTAGAACACAATACACTTAAAACTTATCTTGAGTTCTATCAGAAAAAGTACGGAGGAAATCCCTCACTTGCTGCCTTAAGCTTATTACATCATGATAATATCGATAGGGATGTAAAGGTCAAGATTGTGAAAGCTAAGAATGTAACCTGGCAAAAGATAGAACAGAGATTAAAAAAATCAGTACATAATCCCTTACTAAGGTTTACTGAAATCAAGGAGCAAAACAACAAACAAAAAAGACGTGGATTCAAGCGTTAA
- a CDS encoding P-loop NTPase fold protein — protein sequence MDENSIKNQENTYNFLTNHPLGEDLFKNKSQDKIATVISEKIINEKDFKIIGIDGAWGSGKSNLVHLIEKKVEKTHKFFIYDVWGHQEDEQRRAILVELTEFIKNEKDLLKKNEKDFWDDQLKILLANSKETVTINQPYLSVGFIFSLLSIIYIPTVNVFKDSLRDFFDIESWFWKLVLVAFPLFIVVGIYIYNLYRNWIDKKGFIRSFRLSAEETFQVYTNKQKEETKIETISENQPSVRDFQKWMKEIDDDLNKKIVLVFDNFDRLPKKHILNIWSSIHIFFAEKEYNNIKVILPFDREHIQNAFKELNSDGTNKTFGDDYVNKTFDIVFRVTLPIMSDWKQFFQNQWSKAFTNYDKEELRLVTQTYEFLSKRITPREIIAFINEILTIKLLDENFKERYIAIFVLKKDEILISPLKSITEFDYLDGLKSIYYTDPDFAKQLTAIIYHIQVEEAVELIYTQELKDSLNKYDVDKFNSICNSDFADSFFSSTIVDIDVLENPIKTLSKIEDGTKITKLQIDQAWKTLFYKVLNSNPIVEKLEIEDWQLIIIENYKDDQYLKLLLNQYIELVNESNTMEYVVLVDKLIDHLEEDKVLLLLTNKNLSAKNFIELTEDKGSAYKKYKLSCDVKTLDNYLSKILIDDILVLNKTDVLYEDFELPTFVKHLKENFATAVDQNDIQKSNDILLKIKEATKEENPPLKDLLQDAKIYTLYTSNSSSSSPIINDLVAMRIAKGSKFNSSYRSYFQNILESDDISRAADIGTKILSYISYDDLLMNSDYFEDLILFKQMILSMFSNSNLIKKSNISNLINKYQDIKNSLKLDDDKLIKELNRWKVEDSKLILENLDDRFIEDCFKYNDLRISKSFIDKFNLSFHNLDQEGTKKIFDTDSNIHFKYFEFLNDESLTQSSIDAFTAQFLLRLSNGQADDQWWKILYKYEANNSQLSVVNALKDIRDQFLNSHIEINLETAKKILPYFIKYNLLEPSTDVFRTIIKNSFLSDVMFKEILLENVSFVKDLYQMTSQAQKDGFRNIINERRDSDEMSEQLAKQIGIRKTKEQS from the coding sequence ATGGATGAAAATTCTATAAAAAACCAAGAAAACACATATAATTTTTTAACCAATCATCCTTTAGGGGAAGATTTATTTAAGAACAAATCCCAAGATAAAATTGCCACAGTCATAAGTGAAAAAATCATTAATGAGAAAGATTTTAAAATTATCGGAATAGATGGTGCTTGGGGTTCGGGAAAAAGTAACCTAGTACATTTAATAGAAAAGAAGGTAGAAAAAACGCATAAATTCTTTATTTATGATGTTTGGGGTCATCAGGAGGATGAACAAAGAAGAGCGATTTTAGTTGAATTAACAGAATTTATTAAAAATGAAAAAGATCTTTTAAAGAAGAATGAGAAAGATTTTTGGGACGATCAATTAAAAATATTACTAGCTAATTCCAAAGAAACAGTAACAATCAATCAACCATACTTAAGTGTTGGTTTCATTTTTAGTTTATTATCAATCATTTACATTCCGACAGTAAATGTTTTTAAAGATTCTCTCAGAGATTTTTTTGACATAGAATCCTGGTTTTGGAAGTTAGTATTGGTTGCCTTCCCATTATTTATTGTAGTAGGTATTTACATCTATAATCTATATAGAAATTGGATTGATAAGAAAGGATTTATTAGATCTTTCCGACTTTCTGCCGAAGAAACTTTTCAAGTGTATACTAATAAACAAAAGGAGGAAACTAAGATTGAGACAATTTCTGAAAATCAACCTTCGGTTCGTGACTTTCAAAAATGGATGAAGGAAATCGATGATGATTTGAATAAAAAAATAGTTTTAGTTTTTGACAATTTTGATAGATTACCTAAAAAACATATTCTAAACATTTGGTCATCTATTCATATTTTTTTTGCGGAGAAAGAGTATAATAATATCAAAGTAATACTTCCTTTTGATAGAGAACACATTCAGAATGCATTTAAGGAGTTAAATAGCGACGGAACTAACAAAACCTTCGGAGATGATTATGTAAATAAAACATTTGATATTGTTTTTAGAGTCACACTACCAATTATGTCCGATTGGAAACAATTCTTCCAAAATCAATGGAGTAAAGCATTTACTAATTACGATAAGGAAGAGTTAAGATTAGTTACTCAGACTTATGAGTTTCTTAGCAAAAGAATTACACCGAGAGAAATTATTGCTTTTATAAACGAAATTCTAACTATAAAACTATTAGATGAAAATTTCAAAGAAAGGTATATTGCAATATTTGTTTTAAAGAAAGATGAAATTCTGATAAGTCCTCTAAAATCTATTACAGAATTCGATTATTTAGATGGTTTGAAATCAATTTATTACACTGATCCTGATTTTGCTAAGCAATTGACAGCGATAATTTATCATATTCAAGTTGAAGAGGCTGTTGAATTGATATATACTCAGGAATTAAAAGATTCCCTAAACAAGTATGATGTTGACAAGTTTAATTCTATTTGTAATTCTGATTTTGCCGACTCTTTCTTTAGTTCTACAATTGTTGACATTGATGTTTTGGAAAATCCTATCAAAACCTTATCAAAAATTGAGGACGGGACTAAAATTACTAAATTACAAATCGATCAAGCTTGGAAAACATTATTTTATAAAGTGTTAAATAGTAATCCTATAGTTGAAAAACTTGAAATTGAGGACTGGCAACTGATTATTATAGAAAATTATAAAGATGATCAATATTTAAAATTATTATTGAATCAGTATATTGAATTGGTAAATGAATCAAATACTATGGAATATGTTGTTTTAGTTGATAAATTAATAGATCATTTGGAAGAAGATAAAGTATTGCTTTTACTTACCAACAAAAATTTATCAGCTAAAAATTTTATAGAATTAACTGAAGATAAGGGAAGTGCGTATAAAAAATATAAATTATCCTGTGATGTGAAAACTTTGGACAATTATTTATCCAAAATATTAATTGATGATATTTTGGTGTTAAATAAAACCGATGTGCTATATGAAGATTTTGAACTTCCAACATTCGTTAAGCATTTAAAAGAAAATTTTGCTACAGCTGTTGATCAGAATGATATTCAAAAATCAAATGATATACTTTTAAAGATCAAAGAAGCAACAAAAGAAGAAAATCCACCATTAAAGGATTTATTACAAGATGCAAAAATTTATACTCTTTATACTAGTAATAGTTCTTCATCTTCACCGATCATTAATGACTTAGTTGCGATGAGAATCGCTAAAGGAAGCAAATTTAACAGTTCTTATAGAAGTTATTTTCAAAACATATTAGAGAGCGATGATATTTCTAGGGCGGCTGATATAGGAACAAAGATTCTAAGCTATATTTCTTACGATGATCTTCTAATGAACTCAGATTACTTTGAAGATTTGATATTATTTAAGCAGATGATTTTGAGTATGTTTTCAAATTCAAACCTCATCAAAAAATCAAATATTAGTAACTTAATAAATAAATATCAAGATATCAAGAACTCTTTAAAATTAGACGATGACAAATTAATCAAAGAATTGAACAGATGGAAAGTTGAAGACTCAAAATTAATATTAGAAAATTTGGATGACAGATTTATTGAAGATTGCTTTAAATATAATGATTTGCGAATTTCAAAGAGTTTTATTGATAAATTTAATCTATCATTTCATAATTTAGATCAAGAGGGTACCAAGAAAATTTTTGATACAGATAGCAATATTCATTTTAAGTACTTTGAATTTTTAAATGATGAGTCATTAACTCAATCTTCGATTGATGCATTTACTGCACAATTTTTATTAAGACTTTCAAATGGACAAGCGGATGATCAATGGTGGAAAATACTTTATAAATATGAGGCAAATAACTCCCAACTTTCAGTAGTGAATGCCTTAAAAGATATTAGAGATCAATTTTTAAATAGTCACATAGAAATCAATCTAGAAACAGCAAAAAAAATCTTACCATATTTCATTAAATATAATTTACTTGAACCATCTACAGATGTTTTCAGAACTATTATTAAAAACAGCTTTTTAAGTGATGTAATGTTTAAAGAAATTTTATTGGAAAATGTAAGCTTTGTAAAAGATTTATATCAGATGACATCGCAAGCACAAAAAGATGGATTTAGAAATATAATTAACGAGAGAAGAGATTCTGATGAAATGTCAGAGCAATTGGCTAAACAGATTGGAATTAGAAAAACAAAAGAACAATCGTAA
- a CDS encoding DUF262 domain-containing protein, which produces MSFFPPLSIADAIDKIDYNQYLLPAIQRDFVWSSGKIEMLFDSLMQQYPIGSMLLWRVDGNNTQNQRFYGILKKFRERFLNRSEEVDTKNLPSFEVVLDGQQRLTALYLGLKGSYAYHEYNLAWKDNEYSIPTRYLYLNLKYKKDSSKDLNDSDDDRKYEFLFLKPSEVINEDGNNWFKVGDILGIRGMAQLNSYCKKHEIEDQDAQEILSRLHDIIHLEKLIHYYLEKGSDFTRALDIFIRINSGGINLSYSDLVMSTTISGWMDLDARKEINGLVDEIVKEYGFAVNKDLILRTYLILYNDDIKFRVSNFSIKNAKDFESKWDNIRKAIKEVFQLIVDFGYAPKTLTSLNALLPIIYYLYKTDKVKDFHKKVVYKDDRAIIKKWLHVVLLHQIFGGQAEGVLKAIRDTLKKEIAKSPAAFPAAAIAKRLSKTNKSINVDKEFVENLLYTQKENRYAFPILALLYPNLKYKDGDFNLDHCHPISNFNEKKLKLNNIQLTDSNREYFTDPEYFNSIINLQMLDGNENKSKGAKELTDWVSANNINKKKYYFPNDLNFSSFDKFAKQRQVILTVKLMEELKF; this is translated from the coding sequence ATGTCATTTTTTCCTCCGCTTTCAATTGCAGATGCAATCGATAAAATAGATTACAATCAATATTTACTACCTGCAATTCAACGAGATTTTGTTTGGTCATCTGGAAAAATAGAGATGTTATTTGACTCTCTTATGCAACAATATCCAATTGGTTCAATGTTGCTTTGGAGAGTTGATGGTAATAACACGCAAAACCAACGATTTTATGGAATCTTAAAAAAATTTAGAGAAAGATTTCTTAATAGATCAGAAGAAGTTGATACAAAAAATCTTCCTAGCTTTGAAGTTGTTTTAGACGGACAGCAACGTCTTACTGCTCTTTATCTGGGGTTGAAAGGTTCTTACGCCTATCATGAATATAACCTCGCTTGGAAAGATAATGAATACTCGATTCCTACAAGATATCTTTATTTAAATCTTAAATATAAAAAAGATTCAAGCAAAGACTTAAATGATAGTGATGATGATAGGAAATATGAATTTTTGTTTTTAAAACCATCTGAAGTAATAAATGAAGATGGGAATAATTGGTTCAAAGTCGGAGATATTTTAGGGATTCGTGGAATGGCACAACTGAATTCTTATTGTAAGAAGCACGAAATAGAAGATCAGGATGCTCAAGAAATATTAAGCAGACTTCACGATATTATTCATCTTGAGAAACTTATTCACTACTATCTTGAAAAAGGTTCTGATTTTACCAGAGCATTAGATATTTTTATAAGAATAAATTCAGGCGGTATAAACTTAAGTTACTCAGATTTAGTAATGTCAACAACTATTTCAGGTTGGATGGATCTAGATGCCCGTAAAGAAATTAATGGATTAGTTGATGAAATTGTTAAGGAATACGGCTTTGCCGTTAACAAAGATTTGATTCTGCGTACATATTTGATTTTGTACAACGATGATATTAAATTTAGAGTAAGCAATTTCAGTATTAAGAATGCTAAAGACTTTGAAAGTAAATGGGACAATATTAGAAAAGCAATTAAAGAAGTCTTTCAACTTATTGTAGACTTTGGATATGCTCCAAAAACACTAACATCATTAAATGCCCTACTTCCGATTATATATTATTTGTACAAAACGGATAAAGTAAAAGATTTTCATAAGAAAGTTGTATATAAAGATGATAGAGCAATTATTAAAAAATGGCTTCACGTTGTTTTGCTACATCAGATATTTGGCGGGCAAGCTGAAGGTGTACTAAAAGCTATTAGAGATACTTTGAAAAAAGAAATTGCTAAGTCTCCGGCAGCTTTCCCTGCTGCCGCCATTGCAAAAAGGCTTTCTAAAACCAATAAAAGTATAAATGTTGATAAAGAATTTGTGGAAAATCTTTTATATACACAGAAAGAGAATAGATACGCTTTTCCCATACTCGCATTACTTTATCCTAACTTAAAATATAAGGATGGAGATTTTAATCTCGACCATTGTCATCCGATATCAAATTTCAATGAAAAAAAACTAAAATTGAATAATATCCAATTAACTGATTCTAATAGAGAATACTTCACTGACCCGGAGTATTTTAATTCAATTATTAATCTCCAAATGTTAGACGGTAATGAAAACAAGTCAAAAGGTGCAAAAGAGCTTACAGATTGGGTTTCTGCAAATAATATTAATAAGAAAAAGTACTATTTTCCTAACGATTTAAATTTTTCATCATTTGATAAATTTGCTAAACAGCGTCAAGTTATATTGACAGTAAAACTAATGGAGGAGCTTAAGTTCTAA